One genomic window of Cheilinus undulatus linkage group 7, ASM1832078v1, whole genome shotgun sequence includes the following:
- the nfic gene encoding nuclear factor 1 C-type isoform X4: MITPDNARWAGVEISFNFSRWQHSFDMDEFHPFIEALLPQVRAFAYTWFNLQARKRKYFKKHEKRMTKEEERAVKDELLGEKAEVKQKWASRLLAKLRKDIRPECREDFVLSITGKKAACCVLSNPDQKGKMRRIDCLRQADKVWRLDLVMVILFKGIPLESTDGERLMKGGQCSNPVLCVQPRHISVSVKELDLYLAYYVQERESEQSSRSPSRTGVGSDQEDSRTATMDGPDFQESFVTSGVFSVTELVQVSRTPVVTGVGPSFSMGELQGHLAYDLNQSVNQPLSLRRSLASTSSSGSKRHKSGSMEEEADSPGGEYYHSPSSPASSSRNWTDDMEGGLSPPVKKADMDSPSPQEDSPRMGSFTQHHRPVIAVHSGLSRSPHPSSSLHFPSSSYFPHGAIRYPPHLAQDPLKDLVSLACDPANQSPSSLNGSNQVKVSSHYISSQMLATPGPVSSLAPPPSTLPRPTLPAESKASTTSSDGGVNSPTSPTYSAPGTPPANRTSFVGVTSRDPGGLYQTQSWYLGN, encoded by the exons ATGATAACGCCAGACAACGCAAGATGGGCAGGCGTTGAGATCAGCTTTAACTTCTCCCGGTGGCAGCACAGCTTCGATATG gatGAGTTTCATCCGTTCATTGAGGCTCTGCTACCCCAGGTCCGTGCCTTTGCCTATACCTGGTTCAACCTCCAAGCCAGGAAaaggaaatatttcaagaaacaTGAGAAGAGGATGactaaagaagaagagagagctGTGAAAGATGAACTGTTGGGTGAGAAGGCAGAG GTGAAACAGAAGTGGGCAAGTCGACTTTTGGCCAAGTTAAGAAAAGACATAAGACCAGAGTGCAGGGAAGACTTTGTCTTGTCAATCACTGGGAAGAAAGCTGCATGCTGCGTCCTGTCAAATCCTGACCAGAAAGGCAAAATGAGACGCATAGACTGTCTCCGACAAGCTGACAAG GTGTGGAGGTTGGACCTGGTGATGGTGATTCTTTTCAAAGGGATACCTTTAGAAAGCACAGATGGAGAGCGGCTGATGAAGGGGGGCCAGTGCTCCAATCCAGTCCTGTGTGTCCAGCCTCGAcacatctctgtctctgtcaaaGAGCTAGACCTCTACCTCGCTTACTATGTACAGGAGAGAG AGTCAGAGCAGAGCAGCCGCAGTCCCAGTCGTACAGGAGTGGGCTCTGATCAAGAGGACAGTCGAACTGCCACCATGG ATGGTCCAGATTTCCAGGAGAGTTTTGTGACATCAGGAGTTTTCAGTGTCACCGAGTTGGTACAGGTCTCAAGAA CTCCTGTAGTCACAGGAGTGGGACCTAGTTTCTCTATGGGAGAGCTCCAGGGCCATCTAGCATATGACCTGAACCAGTCTGTCAACCAGCCATTAAGCCTCAGACGATCACTGGCCAGCACGTCATCCAGTGG GAGTAAACGTCATAAGTCTGGCTCTATGGAGGAAGAAGCTGACAGTCCAGGAGGGGAGTATTACCACTCACCTTCCTCTCCTGCCAGCAGCTCCAGGAACTGGACTGATGACATGGAAGGAG GTCTGTCTCCTCCTGTTAAAAAGGCTGACATGGACAGTCCCTCACCCCAAGAAGACTCACCAAGAATGGGCTCCTTTACTCAGCACCACCGCCCAGTCATAGCTGTCCATAGCG GTCTGTCCCGGAGTCCACACCCCTCCTCATCTCTTCATTTCCCGTCCTCGTCCTATTTCCCACATGGAGCAATCCGGTATCCCCCTCACCTGGCCCAGGACCCGCTCAAAGATCTCGTCTCATTGGCTTGTGACCCAGCCAATCAATCCCCCAGCTCA ctgaatGGCAGCAACCAGGTTAAAGTGTCTAGTCACTACATCTCCTCTCAGATGTTGGCAACCCCTGGACCAGTATCCTCTCTGGCTCCTCCTCCATCCACCCTACCCAGGCCAACACTGCCTGCAGAGTCAAAGGCCTCAACCACCTCTTCTGATGGGGGAGTAAATTCCCCCACATCACCAA CATACTCGGCCCCTGGGACCCCACCTGCCAACCGTACGTCCTTTGTTGGAGTCACTTCACGAGACCCAGGTGGACTCTACCAAACCCAG TCTTGGTATCTGGGGAACTGA
- the nfic gene encoding nuclear factor 1 C-type isoform X3, which translates to MITPDNARWAGVEISFNFSRWQHSFDMDEFHPFIEALLPQVRAFAYTWFNLQARKRKYFKKHEKRMTKEEERAVKDELLGEKAEVKQKWASRLLAKLRKDIRPECREDFVLSITGKKAACCVLSNPDQKGKMRRIDCLRQADKVWRLDLVMVILFKGIPLESTDGERLMKGGQCSNPVLCVQPRHISVSVKELDLYLAYYVQERESEQSSRSPSRTGVGSDQEDSRTATMDGPDFQESFVTSGVFSVTELVQVSRTPVVTGVGPSFSMGELQGHLAYDLNQSVNQPLSLRRSLASTSSSGSKRHKSGSMEEEADSPGGEYYHSPSSPASSSRNWTDDMEGGLSPPVKKADMDSPSPQEDSPRMGSFTQHHRPVIAVHSGLSRSPHPSSSLHFPSSSYFPHGAIRYPPHLAQDPLKDLVSLACDPANQSPSSLNGSNQVKVSSHYISSQMLATPGPVSSLAPPPSTLPRPTLPAESKASTTSSDGGVNSPTSPKLLPIRVAWSRPTSGICEQVFQPGVFGLHPTIPLHFWFCLRNSIFDVTPQVFY; encoded by the exons ATGATAACGCCAGACAACGCAAGATGGGCAGGCGTTGAGATCAGCTTTAACTTCTCCCGGTGGCAGCACAGCTTCGATATG gatGAGTTTCATCCGTTCATTGAGGCTCTGCTACCCCAGGTCCGTGCCTTTGCCTATACCTGGTTCAACCTCCAAGCCAGGAAaaggaaatatttcaagaaacaTGAGAAGAGGATGactaaagaagaagagagagctGTGAAAGATGAACTGTTGGGTGAGAAGGCAGAG GTGAAACAGAAGTGGGCAAGTCGACTTTTGGCCAAGTTAAGAAAAGACATAAGACCAGAGTGCAGGGAAGACTTTGTCTTGTCAATCACTGGGAAGAAAGCTGCATGCTGCGTCCTGTCAAATCCTGACCAGAAAGGCAAAATGAGACGCATAGACTGTCTCCGACAAGCTGACAAG GTGTGGAGGTTGGACCTGGTGATGGTGATTCTTTTCAAAGGGATACCTTTAGAAAGCACAGATGGAGAGCGGCTGATGAAGGGGGGCCAGTGCTCCAATCCAGTCCTGTGTGTCCAGCCTCGAcacatctctgtctctgtcaaaGAGCTAGACCTCTACCTCGCTTACTATGTACAGGAGAGAG AGTCAGAGCAGAGCAGCCGCAGTCCCAGTCGTACAGGAGTGGGCTCTGATCAAGAGGACAGTCGAACTGCCACCATGG ATGGTCCAGATTTCCAGGAGAGTTTTGTGACATCAGGAGTTTTCAGTGTCACCGAGTTGGTACAGGTCTCAAGAA CTCCTGTAGTCACAGGAGTGGGACCTAGTTTCTCTATGGGAGAGCTCCAGGGCCATCTAGCATATGACCTGAACCAGTCTGTCAACCAGCCATTAAGCCTCAGACGATCACTGGCCAGCACGTCATCCAGTGG GAGTAAACGTCATAAGTCTGGCTCTATGGAGGAAGAAGCTGACAGTCCAGGAGGGGAGTATTACCACTCACCTTCCTCTCCTGCCAGCAGCTCCAGGAACTGGACTGATGACATGGAAGGAG GTCTGTCTCCTCCTGTTAAAAAGGCTGACATGGACAGTCCCTCACCCCAAGAAGACTCACCAAGAATGGGCTCCTTTACTCAGCACCACCGCCCAGTCATAGCTGTCCATAGCG GTCTGTCCCGGAGTCCACACCCCTCCTCATCTCTTCATTTCCCGTCCTCGTCCTATTTCCCACATGGAGCAATCCGGTATCCCCCTCACCTGGCCCAGGACCCGCTCAAAGATCTCGTCTCATTGGCTTGTGACCCAGCCAATCAATCCCCCAGCTCA ctgaatGGCAGCAACCAGGTTAAAGTGTCTAGTCACTACATCTCCTCTCAGATGTTGGCAACCCCTGGACCAGTATCCTCTCTGGCTCCTCCTCCATCCACCCTACCCAGGCCAACACTGCCTGCAGAGTCAAAGGCCTCAACCACCTCTTCTGATGGGGGAGTAAATTCCCCCACATCACCAA